In a genomic window of Methylovirgula sp. 4M-Z18:
- a CDS encoding amino acid ABC transporter ATP-binding protein, which yields MVDLKPGQLKNEVAIQMQAVNKWYGDFHVLKDVNLEVRRGERIVICGPSGSGKSTAIRCINRLEEFQKGRIVVDGIEMTEDLKKIDEIRRDVGMVFQHFNLFPHLTILQNCTLAPIWVKKMPQKDAEEIAMHYLNRVKIPQQALKYPGQLSGGQQQRVAIARALCMSPKIMLFDEPTSALDPEMVKEVLDTMVNLAQEGMTMLVVTHEMGFARQVADRVIFMDAGQIVEMNEPNAFFSNPQHERTKLFLSQILH from the coding sequence ATGGTCGATCTCAAACCCGGTCAGTTGAAAAACGAAGTCGCGATTCAAATGCAGGCCGTGAACAAATGGTACGGCGATTTCCACGTGCTCAAGGACGTCAATCTCGAAGTGCGGCGCGGCGAGCGCATTGTGATCTGCGGACCGTCGGGATCCGGCAAGTCAACAGCCATCCGCTGCATCAACCGGCTGGAAGAATTTCAGAAAGGCCGGATCGTCGTCGATGGAATCGAGATGACGGAAGACTTGAAGAAGATCGACGAAATCCGCCGCGACGTCGGCATGGTGTTCCAGCACTTCAATCTCTTCCCGCATCTCACCATCCTGCAGAACTGCACGCTGGCGCCGATCTGGGTGAAGAAGATGCCGCAGAAGGATGCGGAGGAGATCGCGATGCATTATCTCAATCGCGTGAAAATCCCGCAGCAGGCCCTTAAATACCCCGGCCAATTGTCGGGCGGCCAACAGCAGCGTGTCGCCATCGCGCGCGCGCTCTGCATGAGCCCCAAGATCATGCTGTTCGACGAGCCGACCTCGGCGCTCGATCCGGAAATGGTGAAGGAAGTGCTCGACACAATGGTCAATCTCGCCCAGGAGGGCATGACCATGCTCGTCGTGACCCATGAAATGGGCTTCGCGCGCCAGGTGGCCGACCGCGTGATCTTCATGGACGCCGGCCAGATCGTCGAGATGAACGAGCCGAACGCGTTCTTCTCCAATCCGCAGCATGAACGGACGAAGCTGTTCTTGAGCCAGATTTTGCATTGA
- a CDS encoding phosphomannomutase, with translation MTADGATDIHLNDLKTISGVAFGTSGARGLVKDMTDAVCYAYTKAFLQYLADTQQWRPGEALVIGGDLRPSTPRIMAACGRACADMGAPIINAGLTPSPAVALYGFVHAMPSVMITGSHIPDDRNGIKFNTPAGEILKPDEEGILRQKVSMPSAFDTAGNLTEPFHLPAVSDDAQNDYVARYVDVFAGALRGLRVGLYQHSSVGRDLFARILTALGAEVVPLGRSDTFIPVDTEAVRPEDTALAKKWASDSKFDAIVSADGDADRPLVADETGQWLRGDILGILCARFLGCTDVVTPVSSNTALEKSLWFAHVLRTRIGSPYVIQGMKDLLAEDQAVVAGYEANGGFLLASNVNHKGKTLLALPTRDATIVMIAALAMARASGISVSALSAQLPHRFTASDRLKEFPTALSVKKLHELSPSDPAQQKLLQTKAFGAICGDVSHVDQTDGLRMTFANEEILHLRPSGNAPELRCYSEAASAARAQSINEACMAVLSTWRAS, from the coding sequence ATGACGGCAGACGGGGCGACGGATATTCATCTGAACGATCTGAAAACCATTTCCGGCGTTGCCTTCGGCACGAGCGGTGCGCGCGGCTTGGTCAAGGATATGACCGATGCCGTTTGCTACGCCTACACCAAGGCGTTCTTGCAATATCTGGCCGACACGCAGCAATGGCGCCCCGGCGAAGCTTTGGTGATCGGCGGCGATTTGCGGCCGAGCACGCCGCGGATCATGGCCGCTTGCGGCCGTGCCTGCGCAGACATGGGTGCGCCGATCATCAACGCGGGCCTCACGCCGTCGCCGGCGGTCGCGCTCTATGGCTTCGTCCATGCCATGCCGTCGGTGATGATCACCGGCAGCCATATTCCGGATGACCGCAACGGCATCAAATTCAACACGCCGGCCGGCGAGATCCTCAAGCCGGACGAGGAAGGCATTCTGCGGCAGAAAGTATCCATGCCGAGCGCGTTCGATACTGCCGGCAATCTGACCGAGCCCTTTCACCTGCCCGCCGTTTCCGACGATGCGCAGAATGACTATGTGGCGCGCTATGTCGATGTGTTCGCCGGCGCTTTGAGGGGCTTGCGTGTCGGTCTCTACCAGCACTCCTCGGTCGGCCGCGATCTCTTCGCGCGGATCCTCACGGCGCTTGGCGCCGAGGTCGTTCCGCTTGGCCGCTCCGACACTTTCATTCCGGTCGACACCGAAGCCGTGCGGCCCGAGGACACTGCCTTGGCCAAAAAATGGGCGAGTGACTCCAAGTTCGACGCCATCGTCTCGGCCGACGGCGATGCCGACCGGCCGCTGGTCGCCGACGAAACCGGTCAATGGCTGCGCGGCGACATTCTCGGTATTCTGTGCGCGCGGTTTTTGGGCTGCACCGATGTTGTCACGCCCGTCAGCAGCAACACGGCGCTCGAAAAATCGCTCTGGTTTGCCCACGTTTTGCGCACCCGAATCGGGTCGCCTTACGTCATCCAGGGCATGAAGGACCTCCTCGCCGAGGATCAAGCCGTCGTCGCCGGCTATGAGGCCAACGGCGGTTTTCTCCTGGCGAGCAATGTCAACCACAAAGGCAAGACGCTCCTCGCGCTGCCGACGCGCGACGCGACGATCGTGATGATCGCCGCTCTCGCCATGGCGCGCGCATCCGGCATTTCGGTCTCGGCGTTGAGCGCGCAATTGCCGCACCGCTTCACGGCGAGCGACCGGTTGAAGGAATTCCCGACCGCGCTCAGTGTCAAGAAATTGCACGAACTGAGCCCGAGCGACCCTGCGCAGCAGAAGTTGCTACAGACCAAAGCGTTCGGCGCGATTTGCGGCGATGTCAGCCACGTCGATCAAACCGACGGCCTGCGCATGACCTTCGCCAATGAGGAAATTCTGCATTTGCGCCCCTCCGGCAACGCGCCCGAATTGCGCTGCTATTCGGAAGCTGCGAGCGCCGCGCGGGCGCAGTCCATCAATGAGGCTTGCATGGCCGTCTTAAGCACGTGGCGGGCATCTTAA
- a CDS encoding mannose-1-phosphate guanylyltransferase/mannose-6-phosphate isomerase yields the protein MLIPVILSGGAGTRLWPTSRHHLPKPFMTLGDNALLSQAIERGLACGTDDVLIVTNQDYLWLTKHLMRHLPDEPRATYLLEPKGRNTAPAVALAALACLKSHGPDAIMLILPADHLIPDTESFVANVLEATRHAQQGQLVTFGISPTVPEIGFGYIEVEKPARTTQKALRFVEKPDLATAQEYLATGRYYWNSGMFCFSAGAILKAFEIHSPEVLEAAKKAMASSTTADGITKFDHHDFGMQPDISIDYAVMERADNVTLVPAKFAWSDVGAWPAVAKAHTADANGNTFIDDVVSVDTHHTHVQVESHTPKIVATVGVQDLVIVDTPDALLVAHKHAAQKVKSVVDALKHRKHESTQLPAIVDRPWGTYAALKEEPGYKVKRITVEPGQSLSLQYHHHRAEHWVVVQGTAIVQVGDVEHKTLPGQYRYIPLGEKHRLTNVGRDELVLIEVQIGDYLGEDDIVRLNDIYGRV from the coding sequence ATGCTGATCCCAGTGATTTTATCGGGTGGCGCCGGTACGCGTTTGTGGCCGACATCGCGGCACCACCTGCCCAAGCCCTTCATGACCCTGGGCGACAACGCCCTGCTTTCCCAAGCCATCGAGCGGGGCTTGGCCTGCGGCACGGATGACGTGCTGATCGTGACCAATCAAGACTATTTGTGGCTCACCAAGCACCTGATGCGGCATCTGCCCGATGAGCCGCGGGCGACTTACTTGCTCGAGCCGAAGGGGCGCAATACGGCGCCGGCTGTCGCCTTGGCGGCGCTTGCCTGCCTGAAGAGCCATGGCCCCGACGCCATCATGCTCATCCTGCCGGCGGACCATCTCATTCCGGACACCGAATCCTTCGTCGCCAACGTGCTCGAAGCGACCCGCCATGCGCAGCAGGGCCAATTGGTGACCTTCGGGATTTCCCCGACGGTACCGGAAATCGGTTTCGGCTACATCGAGGTCGAGAAGCCGGCCCGGACCACGCAAAAAGCCTTGCGTTTCGTGGAAAAGCCCGATCTCGCCACGGCGCAGGAATATCTCGCCACCGGCCGCTATTATTGGAACAGCGGCATGTTCTGCTTCAGCGCCGGCGCGATCCTGAAAGCTTTCGAGATCCATTCGCCGGAGGTGCTGGAAGCAGCAAAGAAGGCGATGGCGAGTTCGACGACCGCCGACGGCATCACCAAATTCGACCATCACGATTTTGGCATGCAGCCGGATATCTCGATCGATTACGCCGTGATGGAGCGCGCCGACAACGTGACGCTCGTCCCGGCCAAATTCGCCTGGAGCGATGTCGGCGCCTGGCCCGCTGTGGCCAAAGCCCATACCGCCGATGCCAACGGTAATACGTTCATCGACGACGTCGTCTCGGTCGACACCCACCACACGCATGTCCAGGTCGAATCTCATACGCCCAAGATCGTCGCGACCGTGGGTGTGCAGGATCTTGTGATCGTCGACACGCCCGATGCCCTGCTGGTCGCGCATAAGCACGCGGCGCAAAAGGTGAAAAGCGTCGTTGATGCGCTGAAGCATCGCAAACACGAATCGACCCAGCTTCCCGCCATCGTCGACAGACCTTGGGGCACCTATGCGGCGCTGAAAGAAGAGCCCGGCTATAAGGTGAAGCGCATCACGGTCGAGCCGGGACAGTCGCTCAGCTTGCAATATCACCATCACCGCGCGGAACATTGGGTCGTCGTGCAGGGCACCGCCATCGTCCAGGTCGGCGATGTGGAGCACAAGACGCTGCCCGGCCAGTACCGCTACATCCCGCTCGGCGAAAAGCACCGGCTCACCAATGTCGGCCGCGACGAATTGGTGCTGATCGAGGTGCAGATCGGCGATTATCTCGGCGAGGACGACATCGTCCGCCTGAACGATATTTACGGACGGGTCTGA
- the gmd gene encoding GDP-mannose 4,6-dehydratase translates to MKKAIITGVTGQDGAYLTELLLSKGYAVYGTYRRTSSVNFWRMEELGVQNHPNLHLVEYDLTDQAASIHLVNRIQPDEIYNLAAQSFVGVSFEQPLATAHITGLGAAHLLEAIRIINPKIRFYQASTSEMFGKVQAVPQRESTPFYPRSPYGVAKLYAHWLTINYRESYGIFGTSGILFNHESPLRGREFVTRKITDSVAKIKLGKLDCLELGNLDAKRDWGFAREYVDGMYRMLQVDEADTFVLATNRTETVRDFVTMAFQGAGIQVEFKGKDVNEVAVDTATGKTVMRINEKFYRPAEVDLLIGDPQHAKDKLGWEPKTSLEQLCKMMVEADLRRNATGFSF, encoded by the coding sequence ATGAAAAAAGCGATCATTACCGGCGTGACGGGGCAAGACGGCGCCTACCTCACCGAGCTCCTTCTGTCGAAGGGCTATGCGGTCTATGGCACCTATCGCCGGACCAGTTCGGTCAATTTCTGGCGCATGGAAGAACTCGGCGTTCAGAACCATCCGAACTTGCATCTCGTCGAATATGATCTGACCGACCAGGCCGCCAGCATCCACCTTGTGAACCGCATCCAGCCCGACGAAATCTACAATCTCGCCGCGCAAAGCTTCGTGGGCGTGTCGTTCGAACAGCCGCTCGCCACGGCGCATATCACCGGGCTTGGCGCGGCGCATTTGCTCGAAGCCATCCGCATCATCAATCCGAAAATCCGCTTCTATCAAGCCTCGACTTCGGAAATGTTCGGCAAGGTTCAGGCCGTGCCGCAGCGGGAAAGCACCCCCTTCTACCCGCGTAGCCCCTACGGCGTCGCCAAGCTCTATGCCCACTGGCTCACCATCAACTACCGCGAATCCTACGGCATCTTCGGGACCAGCGGCATTCTGTTCAATCACGAGTCGCCCTTGCGCGGGCGTGAATTCGTCACCCGCAAAATCACCGACAGCGTCGCCAAGATCAAACTCGGCAAACTCGATTGCCTGGAACTTGGTAATCTCGACGCGAAGCGCGATTGGGGCTTTGCGCGCGAATATGTCGACGGCATGTACCGCATGCTGCAGGTGGATGAAGCCGACACATTCGTTCTTGCCACCAACCGCACCGAAACGGTGCGCGACTTCGTGACGATGGCGTTCCAGGGCGCCGGCATTCAGGTCGAATTCAAAGGCAAGGATGTCAACGAGGTTGCGGTCGACACGGCGACCGGCAAGACCGTCATGCGCATCAATGAAAAGTTCTACCGCCCGGCCGAGGTCGATCTGCTGATCGGCGATCCGCAGCATGCGAAGGACAAGCTCGGCTGGGAGCCGAAGACGTCCCTGGAACAATTGTGCAAAATGATGGTGGAAGCCGATCTGCGCCGCAACGCGACGGGCTTTTCGTTCTGA
- a CDS encoding N-acyl-D-amino-acid deacylase family protein — protein MADDFLLSNARIIDGTGAPWFRGDVRVRDGRIVEMGPRLPRSGEVIDVAEQWLAPGFIDAHCHDDLIFLREPDRPEKIAQGVTTIVVGNCSFSLYPTVDASHELLRDHFAGLLGETDASEIFRDLASYRTALHTAGIAPNLVSLTGHAALRLAVMGYEKRDATDAEIARMQALLATQLQQGSVGISFGLVYPPSAFADARELIALGKTAAEHGKLVAAHIRSYEGGLLLAIHEFLDVLQQSGAAGLLSHLQAAGRPSWGTMPRAIGRLESARLDGVDVSFDMYPYMAGSSYMLQLLPPDALEGGIPALLQRLRDPSQRETLQLRTENGDPGNPSKVALIGWGNVQISAIGIPELKALEGLRMDAAAAQLGTSPFDLLVRCVEEDEGRTGIIMFQLSEDDVRCACSHGLHMTGSDGLPRPGSKVHPRAFGTFPRMAGRLRRQEKWFGIEDSVRRMTSIAAQRFGLYDRGVIRPGAVADLVVFSDAIDDRATFDTPSQLATGVRDVFVNGEAVLREGKLSGRRPGRVL, from the coding sequence ATGGCGGACGACTTTCTTCTCTCCAACGCCAGGATCATCGATGGCACCGGTGCGCCGTGGTTCCGCGGTGACGTGCGCGTCCGCGACGGTCGCATCGTCGAGATGGGGCCGCGCCTGCCGCGTTCGGGCGAAGTCATAGATGTCGCGGAACAATGGCTGGCGCCCGGCTTCATCGATGCGCATTGTCATGACGATCTCATCTTCCTGCGCGAGCCGGACCGGCCGGAAAAGATCGCGCAGGGTGTTACCACCATCGTGGTCGGCAATTGCAGCTTCTCGCTCTATCCGACCGTCGACGCGAGCCACGAATTGCTGCGCGATCATTTTGCCGGCCTCTTGGGCGAGACCGACGCGAGCGAAATCTTTCGCGATCTGGCGAGCTACCGCACAGCTCTCCACACGGCAGGCATCGCGCCGAATCTTGTGTCGTTAACGGGCCACGCGGCGCTGCGCCTCGCGGTGATGGGTTACGAGAAGCGCGACGCGACCGATGCGGAAATCGCGCGCATGCAGGCGCTGCTTGCCACGCAGCTGCAGCAAGGATCGGTCGGCATATCCTTCGGCCTGGTCTATCCGCCCAGCGCCTTTGCCGATGCGCGGGAACTCATCGCGCTCGGCAAGACCGCGGCCGAACACGGCAAATTGGTCGCCGCGCACATCCGTTCCTATGAAGGCGGCTTGTTGCTGGCGATCCACGAATTTCTCGACGTCCTGCAGCAATCGGGCGCGGCTGGCCTGCTGTCGCATCTGCAAGCGGCCGGCAGGCCGAGCTGGGGCACGATGCCGCGCGCCATCGGACGGCTGGAATCCGCGCGCCTCGACGGTGTCGACGTCAGTTTCGACATGTATCCCTATATGGCCGGCAGCAGCTACATGCTGCAGCTTCTGCCTCCCGATGCGCTCGAGGGCGGCATCCCGGCCCTGCTCCAGCGCCTGCGCGATCCCTCCCAACGCGAGACGCTGCAACTGCGGACCGAAAACGGCGACCCGGGCAATCCTTCCAAAGTCGCGCTGATCGGCTGGGGCAATGTGCAGATTTCTGCGATCGGCATCCCGGAACTCAAGGCCCTCGAAGGGCTGCGCATGGATGCGGCGGCGGCGCAACTCGGAACCTCGCCGTTCGACCTCCTGGTGCGTTGCGTGGAGGAGGACGAAGGCCGGACCGGAATCATTATGTTCCAATTGTCGGAAGATGACGTCCGCTGCGCCTGCTCCCATGGCTTGCATATGACCGGATCGGACGGCCTGCCGCGCCCCGGCAGCAAAGTGCATCCGCGCGCCTTCGGCACCTTCCCGCGCATGGCCGGACGGTTGCGGCGGCAGGAGAAATGGTTCGGCATCGAGGACAGCGTGCGGCGGATGACGTCGATCGCGGCGCAAAGATTCGGACTCTATGATCGCGGCGTCATCCGCCCGGGCGCCGTGGCCGATCTCGTGGTCTTCTCGGATGCGATCGATGATAGAGCCACATTCGACACACCCAGCCAGCTCGCGACCGGCGTCCGCGACGTCTTCGTCAATGGCGAGGCTGTTCTGCGGGAGGGGAAACTCAGCGGCCGGCGGCCCGGCAGAGTCCTCTGA
- a CDS encoding copper homeostasis protein CutC, with product MIAPLIEICVEGIDGLLTAQAAGADRVELCASLLEGGLTPSMGTIKTALARATIPFYPIIRPRGGDFLYSDAEFATMQSDIETLRELGVRGVVFGILTPDARIDEPRMRALVEAAGPMDVTCHRAFDMTRDLGEALEALIRCGVKRVLTSGQRDTALEGLDNLARTVALAKGRIKVMVCGALDASNIGRVRDATQAPEMHFAALTDIASGMNWHNPHVGMGGVDKAREYMRTVSDRNLIHAAIVAARS from the coding sequence ATGATAGCCCCATTGATCGAGATTTGTGTCGAAGGCATCGACGGCCTCCTGACGGCGCAGGCCGCAGGCGCCGACCGGGTCGAATTGTGCGCGAGCCTGCTCGAAGGCGGCCTGACGCCGAGCATGGGCACGATCAAGACCGCCCTCGCCCGCGCGACGATCCCGTTCTATCCGATCATCCGCCCGCGCGGCGGCGATTTTCTCTATTCCGATGCCGAATTCGCCACCATGCAATCCGACATCGAAACCTTGCGCGAACTTGGCGTTCGCGGCGTGGTCTTCGGGATTTTGACCCCGGATGCGCGGATCGACGAGCCGCGCATGCGCGCGCTCGTCGAGGCCGCCGGCCCCATGGACGTCACCTGCCACCGCGCCTTCGACATGACGCGCGATCTTGGCGAGGCGCTGGAGGCGCTCATCCGGTGCGGCGTGAAACGGGTGCTGACCAGCGGCCAGCGCGACACGGCGCTGGAGGGTCTCGACAATCTCGCCCGCACGGTGGCACTCGCAAAAGGGCGCATCAAGGTCATGGTATGCGGCGCGCTCGACGCTTCGAACATTGGCCGCGTTCGCGATGCGACACAGGCGCCGGAAATGCATTTTGCCGCTCTGACGGATATTGCCAGCGGCATGAACTGGCACAATCCGCATGTGGGCATGGGCGGGGTCGACAAGGCGCGCGAATATATGCGCACCGTTTCGGACCGCAACCTCATCCACGCGGCCATCGTCGCCGCCAGATCTTGA
- a CDS encoding GDP-mannose 4,6-dehydratase, with product MQKTVLLTGSQGFTGRYVRAALEADGLKVVGLVKGNAAPGDFAGDLLDPASLRAIMAAVRPHYVIHLAAIAFVGHADMEAFYRVNLFGTLNLLEALQAEGAPVEKVLLSSSANIYGNPDVARISEDTPPAPINHYAVSKLAMEHMARTWANRLPLVITRPFNYTGVGQEPNFLIPKIVAHFKEKRPLIKLGNIDVVREFNDVRFVAAAYKGLLQNAPANSLFNLCSGQGHALQDVLALCEKLSGHKIKIEIDPAFVRANELRVLIGDAARLNAQLPDLPKIGLEQTLQWMLNAP from the coding sequence ATGCAAAAAACCGTCTTGCTCACCGGCAGCCAAGGTTTCACCGGACGCTACGTCCGGGCGGCGCTGGAAGCGGACGGGCTGAAGGTCGTCGGGCTCGTCAAGGGGAACGCGGCGCCCGGCGATTTTGCGGGCGACCTTCTCGATCCCGCATCGCTGCGCGCGATCATGGCGGCCGTTCGGCCCCATTATGTCATTCATCTCGCCGCCATCGCCTTCGTCGGCCATGCCGATATGGAGGCATTCTACCGCGTCAATCTGTTCGGCACGCTGAACTTGCTGGAGGCCCTGCAAGCAGAAGGCGCGCCGGTCGAGAAGGTCCTGCTCTCGTCCAGCGCCAATATCTATGGCAACCCCGACGTCGCCCGCATTTCCGAAGATACGCCGCCGGCGCCGATCAACCATTATGCCGTCAGCAAATTGGCGATGGAACATATGGCGCGGACCTGGGCCAACCGGCTGCCGCTCGTGATCACGCGGCCGTTCAACTACACCGGCGTCGGCCAGGAGCCGAATTTCCTCATCCCGAAAATCGTCGCGCATTTCAAAGAAAAACGGCCGCTGATCAAGCTCGGCAATATCGATGTCGTGCGCGAGTTCAACGATGTGCGCTTCGTCGCTGCGGCCTATAAGGGCCTGTTGCAGAACGCGCCCGCCAACTCCCTCTTCAATCTCTGCTCGGGCCAAGGCCACGCGCTCCAGGACGTTCTCGCCCTGTGCGAAAAGCTGTCCGGGCATAAAATCAAGATCGAGATCGATCCCGCATTCGTGCGCGCCAATGAGTTGCGCGTCCTGATCGGCGATGCGGCGCGGCTCAACGCCCAGCTTCCGGACCTGCCGAAGATTGGGTTGGAGCAAACCTTGCAGTGGATGTTGAACGCGCCATAG